A genomic window from Pseudoalteromonas piratica includes:
- a CDS encoding winged helix-turn-helix domain-containing protein has protein sequence MMNSAASYYLGRVEVNPLEHTLVCDEVSISLQPKFIELLCYLAEQQPELLTRQQIIDHVWDGNSYVGEKALTNAIWHLRKAFKELDSEQEYIETVRKSGYRLLVEPVYNEPSSQIFLQISSRQLLWFSLIFCALLALTLGWYFWPTPQEKVYQSPELITQYPGRELFPSISNDGRYLVYSWRQMDRQVDLYRKDLFQPDLKHTKLTHTPGSESRSVWAHDDSKLFYYRRIGSRCEVVGVNLNDFHITKVGECASNAPSDVAVSPDGKLLAYIGVDPENPIRGVYLKKLDSEQPAKRIRCNNCEPGESEAVTFGPKGRRLAISRNLNHGNEDIFIYDLQSQTEQRVVTGLPDIRGLAWQPNSEKIVFSTVMHGNRHGYELDLQTNEQVNLNVEGFSYPAFDVNGNLYYHDWKIDTSIMRLELDSDVAASPFPLIQSEFNFRFPDYSEAAEKLAFISNESGFDEIWVAGLDGTERRQLTQLQFHAHNPVWSLDGKKIAFTANNGQESRLYVLDVLTSQLTQVNSELNYYGKARWSQDNKALYSVSSGDVYRIDIASGATRRITNGSHAVEIAHNQLIVYKRGSGFWQVNLNGEVVDEALLIEDLALANSTGWHVTNEGIYYFKVRGYDYRLSFYDFNNKQDKDVLRVPERAFSRSRGMSFVPSKQWLLFTGYESPQVDIKRMRKDFN, from the coding sequence ATGATGAATAGCGCTGCGTCATATTATTTAGGGCGGGTAGAAGTTAACCCGTTAGAACATACTTTAGTGTGTGATGAAGTCTCCATTTCATTGCAGCCCAAATTTATTGAATTATTGTGTTATCTGGCAGAGCAGCAGCCAGAGCTGTTAACGCGCCAACAAATTATTGATCATGTTTGGGATGGTAATAGCTATGTCGGTGAGAAGGCGCTTACCAATGCGATTTGGCATCTTCGTAAAGCCTTTAAAGAATTAGATAGCGAACAGGAATATATCGAAACTGTGCGTAAGTCAGGTTATCGATTATTAGTTGAGCCAGTATATAACGAACCGTCATCTCAAATCTTTTTGCAAATTTCATCACGCCAGCTGTTGTGGTTTAGCCTTATTTTCTGTGCTTTATTAGCGCTTACATTGGGTTGGTACTTTTGGCCAACGCCACAGGAAAAAGTGTATCAATCCCCTGAACTTATCACTCAGTATCCTGGGCGTGAATTGTTTCCAAGCATTTCAAATGATGGACGCTACCTGGTGTATTCATGGCGACAAATGGACAGGCAAGTTGATTTGTACCGCAAGGATTTATTTCAGCCAGACCTTAAGCATACGAAATTGACACATACGCCTGGTAGTGAGTCCCGTTCTGTTTGGGCTCATGATGATTCTAAATTATTTTATTACCGACGCATTGGTTCTCGTTGTGAAGTGGTGGGGGTTAATTTGAACGACTTCCACATCACCAAAGTCGGTGAGTGTGCGAGTAATGCCCCGAGTGATGTTGCTGTATCTCCTGATGGGAAATTGTTGGCGTACATTGGTGTTGACCCCGAAAACCCCATACGCGGTGTTTACCTTAAAAAGCTGGACAGCGAGCAGCCAGCTAAGCGAATTCGCTGCAATAATTGTGAACCGGGTGAGAGCGAAGCGGTGACATTCGGACCAAAAGGTCGTCGCTTGGCTATTTCACGTAATTTGAATCATGGTAATGAAGATATTTTTATCTATGATTTACAAAGCCAAACTGAACAGCGCGTGGTGACTGGGCTACCAGATATACGTGGCCTTGCGTGGCAGCCAAACTCAGAGAAAATAGTTTTTTCAACTGTGATGCATGGTAACCGTCATGGTTATGAACTCGATTTACAAACAAATGAACAAGTAAATTTAAATGTCGAGGGCTTTAGTTACCCTGCATTTGACGTAAATGGTAACCTCTATTATCACGATTGGAAAATAGACACATCGATAATGCGTTTAGAGTTAGACAGTGATGTCGCAGCGTCGCCGTTTCCACTTATTCAATCTGAATTTAACTTTCGTTTTCCTGACTATTCTGAGGCTGCTGAAAAGTTGGCATTTATTTCAAATGAATCAGGATTTGATGAAATTTGGGTTGCTGGATTGGATGGTACCGAACGAAGACAGTTAACCCAATTGCAGTTTCATGCACACAACCCTGTTTGGTCACTTGATGGCAAAAAAATCGCATTTACGGCTAATAATGGACAAGAAAGCCGCTTATATGTGCTCGATGTGTTAACCAGTCAATTAACGCAAGTTAACTCTGAGCTAAATTACTATGGTAAGGCGCGCTGGTCACAAGACAATAAAGCATTATATTCGGTTTCTTCGGGCGACGTTTACCGAATCGACATTGCTTCTGGAGCAACTAGGCGCATTACTAATGGTTCGCATGCGGTTGAGATAGCACATAATCAGTTGATTGTTTATAAACGAGGAAGCGGATTTTGGCAGGTTAATCTTAACGGTGAAGTTGTAGACGAAGCACTCTTAATTGAAGATTTAGCACTTGCAAATAGCACTGGATGGCACGTAACAAACGAAGGCATTTACTATTTTAAAGTGCGCGGATATGACTATCGTTTGAGTTTTTATGACTTTAATAACAAACAAGATAAAGACGTATTGAGGGTACCTGAACGCGCCTTTTCACGCTCTCGGGGCATGAGCTTTGTGCCAAGTAAACAATGGCTTTTATTTACTGGCTATGAGTCGCCACAAGTTGATATCAAGCGCATGCGAAAAGATTTCAACTAA
- a CDS encoding gamma-glutamylcyclotransferase family protein has product MIYYNLAYGSNMSLNRLLARLPNAKRIGVATVPGFRLTFDKQGFDNSGKCNALATHNQDDLLYGVLYKITQDEKHILDEIEGPRYDNQEIMVTNECGNQFAAYCYVANTLCQQQLPFDWYIKHVLTGALEANLPHHYIHQIRSQQTQVDHDSARAEREFSIYK; this is encoded by the coding sequence ATGATTTATTACAACTTAGCATATGGGTCAAATATGTCATTAAATCGATTACTTGCGCGCTTACCCAATGCAAAGCGTATTGGTGTTGCGACCGTGCCAGGGTTTAGATTAACCTTTGATAAGCAAGGATTTGATAACTCAGGTAAGTGCAATGCGCTTGCAACACATAATCAAGATGACTTGTTGTATGGTGTGCTCTATAAAATAACTCAAGATGAAAAACACATTTTGGATGAAATTGAAGGGCCGCGCTACGATAACCAAGAAATAATGGTTACCAATGAATGTGGTAATCAGTTTGCTGCCTACTGTTATGTTGCAAATACTCTATGCCAACAGCAACTCCCTTTTGATTGGTACATAAAACATGTACTCACAGGTGCCTTAGAGGCCAATTTACCTCATCACTATATTCATCAAATTCGCTCGCAACAAACACAAGTCGATCACGATAGTGCCCGTGCTGAGCGTGAGTTTTCAATTTATAAGTAA
- a CDS encoding outer membrane beta-barrel protein — MRTTRLLTTALFAVSFSSAADIAFTGYYGQSLNQSLVTENGTKIDIKDDTNLGVSLDKHDGISKYGLYYSHMSSTQRNASDYELDLNYLLFQSAVVLPVSDGLSSYLGAQLGVNRISPNFSDSDTFFATGLYGGLEYEITKDFLALGEVRWLATILKNDSTTICEGGPDGTQCDWYFDGEVLNQFQFNLGVMYRF, encoded by the coding sequence ATGCGCACAACACGCCTACTTACCACAGCGTTATTCGCTGTTAGCTTTTCAAGTGCCGCGGATATCGCCTTTACAGGTTATTACGGCCAATCATTAAACCAATCGTTAGTGACAGAGAATGGCACTAAGATCGATATTAAAGACGACACAAACCTCGGAGTGAGTCTTGATAAGCATGATGGTATCTCTAAATACGGCCTATACTACTCGCATATGTCGAGTACCCAGCGAAATGCGTCAGATTACGAGCTGGACCTTAATTATTTATTATTTCAAAGTGCGGTGGTACTTCCCGTATCTGATGGGCTTTCGAGCTATTTAGGTGCTCAACTCGGTGTAAACCGTATTTCTCCAAACTTCTCTGATTCTGATACTTTTTTTGCTACAGGTTTGTATGGTGGTTTGGAGTATGAAATAACTAAAGACTTTTTAGCACTTGGTGAAGTCCGTTGGCTAGCAACAATTCTTAAAAATGATTCGACGACAATCTGCGAAGGTGGGCCTGACGGCACCCAGTGCGACTGGTACTTTGATGGAGAGGTACTCAATCAATTTCAATTTAACTTGGGCGTAATGTACCGTTTTTAA
- a CDS encoding LysE family transporter: protein MSYLDEFLLIAISHFFAVASPGPDFALVLKQSIQKGRNNALVTSAGIATGILVHVSYCVLGVAIVISQSPTLFAVLKYLAAAYLAYIGVMALRSKPASHQSEQVLAQTESESMVKAFSRGFLVNALNPKATLFFLSLFTLVISVDTPILIQAGYGMYMAVATLVWFSFLSLVLSREKVRAFFLKAGHWFDRGIGVVLIALAVRVVLV from the coding sequence GTGAGTTATCTTGATGAGTTTTTATTAATCGCAATTAGTCATTTTTTTGCAGTTGCCAGTCCAGGGCCTGACTTTGCGTTAGTACTAAAACAAAGCATTCAAAAAGGACGCAATAACGCTCTAGTAACCAGTGCTGGTATTGCTACAGGTATCTTGGTGCATGTGAGCTATTGTGTACTTGGAGTAGCGATCGTTATTTCGCAGTCACCTACCTTATTTGCTGTTTTAAAATACCTTGCAGCAGCCTATCTCGCTTATATTGGTGTTATGGCATTGCGATCAAAACCCGCTTCGCATCAAAGTGAACAGGTATTAGCACAAACAGAGTCTGAATCTATGGTAAAAGCGTTTAGCCGAGGGTTTTTGGTCAATGCGCTTAACCCGAAAGCAACACTGTTCTTTTTGAGTTTATTCACCTTAGTGATCAGTGTTGATACGCCAATTTTGATCCAAGCTGGTTATGGTATGTATATGGCAGTAGCAACGCTTGTGTGGTTTAGCTTTCTATCGCTTGTATTAAGTCGAGAAAAGGTACGTGCATTCTTTTTGAAGGCAGGGCATTGGTTTGATAGGGGGATTGGTGTAGTGCTGATTGCTCTTGCTGTGAGGGTGGTATTGGTATGA